From the Trifolium pratense cultivar HEN17-A07 linkage group LG4, ARS_RC_1.1, whole genome shotgun sequence genome, the window TACAAAAGGCTAGTGCTGGTGCAATGATATAAATGCAAACTATGTGATACCACTTTAGCTGGTGGAAAATGTAGGGGATAATGACGGTTGAGATTATCGCAATTGTGACATAGCCTGCAATAGCAAACCAGGAGGGGATTTGATCTTTGAGGAACATCTCGGTTCTACGCTTGTCGTCAAATGAAATTGTAGGTGGGAGAAGACGATTTGGATCATCGGATGGTACTGAACAGTCTTTTGTGATAAATTGATTATACAAACCGTAAAGAGTGCGGCCAAGAACTTTCACAAATTTGTATAGACCATCACCGAGAATCATTGCGATGGCAATGAAAAGTTTGTAGCCTTGAAGACCATGTAAGCTACTTTGTTTGAGATTAGCAGAGTACCAGTCTCCTTTTTTGTCTTCAATGAAAGGCCACATGACCCCCCATGAAAGAATTCCACCAATCAACATAGATACATTGATTATATGTGGACATATCATCCCAACACCGACGTAAGTAGCCGAAAAATCAAAGTAGAACATCCTTTGATAGGCTTCTAGACCAAATGTGGGGAAGCTTGAAAATCCACAAGCATCACCAGCAGTGAAAAACCATTGGAATACACCCCATAAGAAACTAAAGGACAAGAACTTTCCCAATGCATGTACTTGTTTCTTTGCTAGTTTTACACCTTGTCTTGTATGGAAACTGTTGATAAGATGAGCTGTTGCAGTACCTGTTGGATATGTCAATCTGAAGTCGACAATCATAATCTTTCGAAGTGGAACCACGGAAAAGAGACCGAGAAAACTAACAACAAATAGAAATGCAATCATCCATCCTAAACTAAGATTCTTAACATCCATGCCACCATTGTTATCATCTGGAAGTTGTTTTGCAATAGTTGGACTCATTGCAAACAAGTAACTACCAAAACCGCCGCTAAATGCAATGCTACTGGAAGCAACAACACAAGTTTGAATAACAGTATTCTCTTGTCTTGTAAAAGGTTGAGTAACAAAACCTGATTTAGCAAGCAATCTAGTCCATGTCTTGACAAAGAAGAAACCTAACAACCCAGCCGAAACATTGAGAGAAGGAACAATACCTGTTGTAAGATTAAGCTTCATCACGATGAAGGTGAAAAGAACCGACAATAACAAACTCACCAATATAGCCCTAACCGTAATCTGTTTTTGCCATGTAGGCACTGATTTTCCTTCAAACCTTTTTTCAATTGAAGCCTCTTCGAATTTTTGTTCTTCGTTTGACATCGTCGCCACCTTTTCGTCAATGTCACCGGCGAATGTGGTCATTTGATGAAAATTATTATGAGAAAGAAGAAATGGAGGCGATGTGGTTCTTGTGTTTGTGTGTTGAGTGgtttttatattttggaactTTTTGTTATAGTATTGTGGTTTTGGGTGTTTTTAGTTGTTAGCTTTctgtttttttagttttgtccaTTTAAGTTTTTAGTTTGGAATTAATATTGTAATGTGAGATGTCATTAGTTTTTTGCTCTTACattaatttctataaaaaaaaacattgacatGGCTAACTAAATTATTTGACATTTGTAATGTGGtgtattttgattattataGAAAACACTTTTTTTGGGTCAAGATAGGAAACACTTTTTTATCTgactcaaaatatttttaattatatttaaaaaaatattataaactagaaaAAGTTCATCGTCGATTTCACCTTTGAACCCATAAAATTACATTTGTTTATTTAGTTTTGGTTTGTTTCTTAAGCAAGTGAATGCAGAAATAGAGAGAGTGAGTTAGTATTTGGTAAGCATACACAATTTTTGAAAATCTCAAtttacaaacaaaattaaaaattatttagggTATATTTAGTTCAACGGAAGAGAGTGGAGTGATGAATTTTAATGGAGGCAAGGGGAAGTGAGAGGAGGAAATGAGGGATGAAaggatattttaatttaatatatgtttCGTTCTCAAATGAGGGAATgcattttaaaactaatttacatTCTTACCCCTATGTTGATCTACAACTCTTCAGCACAAATCAATTCATTTATTGATAAGTGAGGAGGCTTGATAACATTTGCGAATTTTTGTTACCTAGTCATCTTCGATTAGAGTTTAAAGACCAACtttgttaattaatattcatattttaCTCTTCTTTAATTGTCTTCTCTAGAATTTGTATTGTGAttttaaatgaaattaattCATCATTTTGCAAATAGAGAAGCATATTGATCACGGTTCGACTTGATATCAGAACTAACTCCTGAATCAAATTAGATGGTTCAGTGAACCGGATACTGGTGATGaaaaccccaaaaaaaaaaaatagagaaagagAAGCATAGTAAATCTACAATTATTCAATaccacaaatatttttattattcaaatGATATTACATATTTTGATAAGAgcaattaaaataagaaaagtctcacaatttattttaatttgttgaagcgtatattgaaaattaaaagaaaaaaaatattataaaattcagAAGTTGCTACTAAAATTCCAATTTTCCATGAGAGCAAGCTATGAAGAGTTGTAAGTGTAGCAATTTTTCAAGGCCATGATGGCCATAAGGGGCGAAGCATTGGTATAATGGTGAACTTCATTTGTCCAACGTTGCAATGTAACCCATTTTTCTCACCGCATGCAAAGTAATATGGCTTCCATTTGTTTAACACAAACTTGAATCCCTCTCCAACACCTTGTGTGTGATTTGCCAGCATCTTAGCCCTCTTAACATCACAATTCTTGAAGCTCTTCCATGATGGAAACATGTACACACTGTGGGGGAAACTTGTTGCATTTGGAGCATCATACTTGAAAACTACacaaacaaatttataataattagtATTAATATCTTTGGtttctctattaaaaaaaactttaaaaattattatgaattgtcgaaaaataattcataaaatgatTTCTATGCTTTAGTCTTTCTCGAATCAATCGGCCTTTAATCCGGATATCGAgtcttataaaaaaacttaaccaATACTTGGTAAaggttattttttattgtattttacgAAGTTATAATAAAAGCGAGAGAGCTTCTTTTAGCGCCTCTTGAGTTTTCTTGCACCCCTcctaaaaataccaaaatactCCTTCCGCTATGTAAGTAGCGAAATGATTTGCCACTTAACTAACTGACACCCTCTATACATGAACTTTTCAAAAATTTGGATGTTTTTATCagttttctcatttttataacatctacTACTTAACTTGcgaaagaataaaaataaaaatgagaaggGCGTGCGAGAGTATCACCGAGAGTATCATTGAGGTAAAAAGGGCCGCTCTTGATAGCCCAATCAGAGTAGTTATAACCAAAGTGCCAATTTTGAGAGCCACCAACAATGATCTTCTTAGGTTCTTGTtctgtcttatttatttgaTGATTATGGTTGCCAAATCTAGACCACCAATCAGTGTAGTTAAAATTACCAAAGGAGGGCCAATCCTTGTTTGCCATAGTAACTGTAAACATTGAAGAGGTTACTATAACAAATAAGGTCAGGAAATGAACAATGTTGGTGGTGGTAGCCATTTTGTGTTATATGATTCTTGTCTCTTAATTGCTGTTTCTAAATAAAATAGAGTGTGTTATGATTTGGTTGGAGTTATGGAGGGAGTTTATATAGAGGTGCGTGTGGAAGGAAATTAAAGTGTTAGGCATGAAATATGTGGTGGTGTGGAATGACCAAATTAATTACTTTAATTTAGTCCTGATATAAGTGGGGGTAGAATTTGGAAACAATTTGAATATGTACGTAGCATTATTCTTATTGGGTAGGAGAGTGTAACACAGTCAAATATCTTCAtagttcttcttcttttttatttatttatttatttattaaaaacaacattcatttatgaaaaaaaaaaaatatagaatatatttataaatgatttgttattataaatttgaataattttatttaataaaagatGTCACCTACTATgtcactaggtttgatctaaTGGTGAGAGATTTGTGTAGTATGAAAGATGTCCTAGGTTCGATCATCTCTGCCTCcattgtaaaaaacaaaaaaaaacatctacTATCATCACCAACACAGATAGTGGCGaaactagaatttttttttccttttaattttacTCTAAACTAgcaaaaatttcagttttaaaCGAACAAAACTATTATATGGGATCGATATCCCGCATCTCCATTAtcgtaaaaaaacaaaaaaaaaactgaatcaAATGGGTCGTGTTGGTATCATGAGGGTTGAATTTTAAGAGGTCAAAGCAAGTGTACTTTCTTactattatattaattaatgcaCATTTAACTGAATCAAATGGGTAGAAAATTTCACATACAAATTCGGGCTAATGTTATGGTGGATCATTTTTATAAGTGGTCCACCGTATACAAGTGATctatcgaatatgaattttacaaaatttactattggattgaaagtttatattgtatagatcatccataaattttttaaattttttttgaaaatcatttgatgtgttattgagaccatcaagatttacgttatttaataaaccgttaatcttgatgtgtctcaataacatatcaaatgattttcaatttttctaaatttttctatggatgatctatatgatctaaactttcaatccaacaataaattttgtaaaattcgcagtcgttataatgttattcgtgactgatccaccatgaaccacttgatgaattggtcatattagaatttacctacaAATTTGTAGACATTGGATGACTTAAATGTGAAACGAAATACACACCTTTGAGTGATGAAATGATGATGGCTTGGtgtcgttaaaaaaaaaaggtaaatgaaATTTTGAGTAAACAATAAATTTCGTCCTTAAATTTGTACTAATCAATCGATTTATCTTCATTCTTCAAATTGAGAGACGTCAATTAAGGCTatctttggtaaaaaaatagtgGATTGCTGGTAAGCCAATTTATAGGGAATGAATTTATAGCGGATAACTTATAAATTAGCTTTTATCTTATAGTGAATAAGCtaactgattgaatttgtagtatttggttaaattagcggttgaactagattataaatatgaaatgacaaaaaaaatgttgaattaatatttaattttttcatgtaagatgataggggtaaaattggaagaaaaaatgataagataAGCTATAATCTCATAAAGTACTTGAAAtaacgtttgaaaaataagctataagctagtaaaataagctataagctcttttttaaaaactattatCAAACAGAGTTTATgacttataagctataaactcaatATTTGGCTTTACCAAATAGAGCCTAACTATCgccgtcttttttttttttttgtttcagagTGCAAACATGTGTTGAAAAGTGAATTGACGAGGTGTCTTGTATATTATAGTTGTTGGGCCGTGAGAGGAGAATCTCACTGAATTGGATCGACACTTTGGACATTGAACAACCTTACAAGTGACTCTAACACCACGTcttcacccaaaaccttaagctCAACTCAACTCTTCCGACCAATGTGAAACTTTTTTCTCACTCTGAACAATAACTGCCACGTCACCAAAGAACAATAAAACTGTATTGTCTCGTGCAAATGTTGTTACATTACATTGTTTCATGGTAATTCGTGTGCTGAGACTAACCTTTCTTTGTGTTATTGGAACATCTTACTATATGCTTTTTTCTCTAGATCAGTTCTATTCGATATCTGCAATCAGCAAACATAATCTGTTAGATTTCAAACAGATATATAATGCTTCAATGCTTCTTTCGAATATGCCCTCCCTCACCTTCTTTCTAGCAGCACCGAGTTCCTTTTTTATTCCACCTGAAAATACCAACATATCAAATTAAGTTACATGCACAGAACATTACATCATTCGGACATTAATTTTCGCCTCGTGTGGCTGTGTATGGGTTGAGACATTTTAACTAACCATCATTTGGCTCCAATGTCAGTGCTTTTTTAAAGCTTTCAACTGCAGCATCAATGTCATTGAGTACCATGTATGCCTGGTGAAATCGAATTTAACGTACTTATCAGAACAAAAAGCAGAACACGTTAAATGCCGGTTCAACTAGAAGCCTGTCATAGTAAAGGATTGTAAGTTTCTAAACAGCTCTTCAATGATAACACAAAGCTCTTCAATACCAACCTGTCCTTGGCGGAACAAAGCTTTGGCATTGTTAATACCTTCACGCATTGCGAATTCTGTGTCCAACAATGCTCCATTAATATCCCCTAATTTTAATTTACAAGCCTACAAAAACATGccgaaaataatttaattagtaAAGTGAAAAACATTAAAAAGTTGTTAATATAGGTGTTATATAGTAAATTCCGACTTACAGAGCTGTTTGTAAATATCTGTGATTTCGTTTTTCTCAAGCCTGAACTTTTATCTGAAAAGCCATAAATAAACCTAGTTATCATGCGTAGAGGAGGCGAAGCGCATTTGTAGCATAGTCGTTGCACATTGCAtagtaaaagtgaaataatgaaGCATATATACCTTCATCAATCCCTTCCTTCTCCCAACAAATATCCAAGTAACGTAAAGCCTTTCGATACTTCCTTATAGCCATTTTGTAGTCTTGTTTCTGTCAAGAAAATATTAGAAATATTTCATTGATATCACAGAAAATAATGTAGCTCACTTCACAGTATATATGATATCACCAATACCTTGTAATACTCATTACCAAGAGATTTGATTGAATCAACCGATTTCAACCACCATTCAAGTTCACTAGGGCTCTCAGCAAGGTCTACTGGCCAATCGGGATAAGTATCGCCGTCTTTGAAAAAGTTAGTTATACCATCATCTTCTCCTTCGGGAATTTCTCCACAATCCACGATTTTAACATCAAGAACAGGACGGTCCTCATCTCCGGTCGTAACATGCTCAATTGAACGGACTATGCCCATTCCTTTGACTACTTTCCCAAATACAACATTCTTACCATCTAGATGAGCTGTTCGGGTAGTAGAGATGAAAAACTGCGAACCATTTGTATTGGGGCCGGTGTTTGCCATTGATAACATCCCTTTCCTTTCATGCTTCAATTCAAAATTTTCGTCTTCAAACTTGAGTCCATATATAGATTCTCCTCCGGTACCGTCTCCAGCAGATATATCGCCTGCTTCGATCATACAACCTTTAACAATACGATGAAAGCAAGACCCCTGAATATACAATAGAATATAAACTGAATTTAATAGTTGACAATTGAGCTAGTATCTAGTATAGGTGATTTATTTATTAAGAGATGATATGTTCTTAGAGAAAAAATACAAGCTGGTGTTCATCTCAATCTCAATCTAACAcaaattacaatataatttaGATAATGATTATAAAATGAACATGAACATATCATTCATACAATATGAGCAACATACTCCTTGTGCTAGAATAGGGGTTtgttaacttttatttttatttgaaaacatTTCCGACCCAAGGACCAACTAATCTTAGGGGTCCaatcccaccgtccacttgTGAAATCCCATTTAAATCCAGAGCAAAACTTTGTATGgactagcccaccgaaattaGCATCAGGGGAATCGAACTTAAGACCTAGGCCAACCCAAGGtctcaagccaacaccactagtcCAACCCAAATGAGTTTAGTGGTTTGTTAATATATTGTTGGCTTTTCCAAAAAAAGCTACAGaaattgtttaaaaataaagatatgAAACATTACATATACTTTAACacaaattgataaaaaaaaaaaaaaaaagtatttacaTGAATATCTAATATTTGTAGAGAGACAtcaatattttcaatataaagtTATATTTGGAAATGATGatcaaattatacaaaaacaaATACTAGTGAATTATCATAACAAAAAATCATAGAGACATATATTAAGGTAAGTATTGATCTATTCAATTGCTTAGTATCAAGGAGTATCAAGTATGCACTTCAATTATGCTCATAACACAATGAAGAACAAGGAACATTATTGAAGATGTCTCTAAGTTAAGGAATATTTTCAAATAGAACCAATATACTATGAAAATTTACCTCCACccaataaaaaagaataaactTATATtagatcataaaaaaataaatgactaaaAGGTATCTTCAATCAAAAGAATAAAGGGAACAATCATCTTTTCAGAATTGATGGTCCAAGTTCAACCCTTTTTTTAGATTACTGCCAAGTTCCAAacccaaatatttaatttttaataagcgTAGaacaaataaagtaaaaaaaaacagtcTTTGATAGGTAAAAAAAGTAGAATAGAATAGAAAGTACTTACCTTAAAATGGAGGGACACCCCAGTATTAGGACCAATACCTTTCTCACCAGTGCATAGAGCTCTAAAATTCTCAGCAGTTTTTGGAACAACATCATTGTAAAGCTCCACCAATATTCTTCCTTCTAGTTCTTCCCCTATGCTAATGTCTAAAAAGCACATTGTTCtcctcattttttttcttgaatgaATCAGAAGCTACTAGTTCCTATTGTTATTTGTTTGTACCATAGAAGCATCTTTTAGAATTCAAATAGTAACACTAAATTATTGAATAGTGTTTGGTAAGTCATCACCCATTAAAATTTCTGATCTTGtctattaatattaatttagaaacatattttttttaaacattttggtTTTTAGGAGAATCGATTTTGATAACTCATAGTTCGCAGATAAATAAAATCTGGTTAAGAATTGTTTTTATTAGACATCAAATTCGGATTCTTTGAACGATTGGTCTTAGGAGGAGTAACAaatttttagttaatattttGGCAATTTAATAGTATATCATTGATGTAAGTgaacaaattaatcaaaatacTAAAGTTTTAACATTATTTTGCAAGTTTATCCAAGTGAACACCCTAGCACAAAATGTGCATACACATATTCTATAGTCAACTGGATTAAGTGGCTATCACTATTATTGGCTATATGTCCGGAAAAAGGTGCCACTTTCTTCAAAGTGGAAGCAAattaacttgttatttatttaatggCATTATCTTTGCTCTGTCTCTTCTATTTTGCCTCCATCCATTAGGCCTTTTGTAAAAGCAGAGAGGCCCCCATTAAGCCGCATCAATATAAATAAATGGGTTGGATAATTCTAacattttgttgtttaaaaatagtttaatttaatggcatgtgaaattttgtgttaactttttttcaaaataatttttaagatCGGTCTAAGATAGtctgaatatatatttataagtgatGATAATTCTTATcttataagttagttttttAAGGTTGAGTTAAACTCAACTCTCAATTATAAGATGCTACCAAAGTCTCTTCCACAATCTGTTGGCCCGCCTGCATGCTATCTGGTTTGTTAACACGTCATTCACCAATTATATCCGCGCCCAATAAAGTGCTGGgccgtgagggggtgtgttaagaagttccACATCGATTGTGAGATAACCTAAATATACGTTTACAAGTGAGAACAATTTTTACCTTACAAACcagttttgtaaaattgaattaggctcaactctcaattttaaaaataattaccaAGTATTAAGCCTTATTTATTTGTATCACATTGCTATTTGATATCGGATACGCTTTTAATATGAAATGTCGGGGTGGTGGTGGGTGGCTACCGCCTACCGCATAAATTGAAGTCTAATAGTAATCACTTGGTACTTGGTAGTATACAAAACCAGTAGATAGGAGAGTTTGCCATTGATAACATCCTCCAAGTCCTCGTGCAAGCCAAAACTCATGTCTAGCTTAAAAGATGTTGGGCCAGAAGTGATGTGATTTTCTCTCATATACCCTTCCATTTATAATTGGTTTGTTGAATTTTGAGGGGACAAATACATATAAAGTCAAGCCAATTATCATACCAAAATGAGACATTCACTAGTACAAAAATACCTTTGTAGCAGAGGTTCTTAAGTCAGCTTGCCTGCCACCTGACCTAAAAAACGATACGGTGGCAATTCCgtaattaattttaactttattaGGTCGGTTCCGTTTTGAACCGACTTAAcatagattaaaaaatatatattaaatttgaataaaatccCTTAAGTCGCGTGTGTTGGCTAACTGACCTAAgaaacatttttattaagtCAGGTGTCTCTTACCTGACCTAAAAggtactatttattttttataagttaagtTTTTATGTGTACTAGGAGAGAATCGAACCCGGTACcgttaatatatataaaaaaatcctaataatactttctgcaaaaaaaaacaaaaaaaatacttaatagaaaaatttgtcaaaaacccTTCACTATTCACACAGTGCAAACGATCTGCTTCTTGACAACGAGAGAACAatcctcttcttctttttctgcaAATAATAATCCCTCTACAATCAAACTCATTCTTTCTCTTCGAACTTCGTTAATGTTCCTCATCACACCTCCAATTCCAATTTCGATTCTTACGACTCAGACTTCAGAGACGATTTTGGCACGGTACCTTCttcactaattttatttttttgattattTAGGCTTttattttatcgttcaattaaGATAATGAGACTTTCAATTTTGCTTTGAAGCAACAATCGTGTTTTCTTCTTCGCTCCTCAGAATCGTGACTCAAACCCGAACATAATCAGCATGTCTTCGTTCCTCAGAATCGTGACTTCTAACCACCAAACAGTTTCAGCTTCCAATCAGTAAGGTTTTCCAATCATGactttcttcttattttctcttGATTCTTCACCTCTAGGGTTTGCCGTTTCACTATAAATTGTACAAATTACACTAATTGATGCTTCATTACTTTCTATGTGCTGGTTGTTTTCGTAGGAAAATAATACTTGATAAAAGCAACGTTGATGTAGCAGTTgataaacttttattttgatgattttgtgTTTGAATTTGGAAAAGTAAATCTGTGAGTTTGTATACAATAGAAATTTGGGTttggttgttttgttgtttgGGTCATGATTAATTGGTGGCATTAGTAGTCAACCTTTATGAAAGGGAATTTGTTAGTTTGAAtataatagaaattaattaaactatacTTGTTATTTGATACTTTGATCTAATTCTCTTAAGGTTTTGAGATTTGGTGTGTGgaataataattcaaataatCTTGCTTTGACTAACATTGGTGGAACTACTTGTTTGAACACCAAGGTTACACACCAAATTGAATGGTTTGCTTCTTTAGTATAGAAATTTCGAGCACGCATCAACTTGAATGGGCTTACTAAGGGTGCTAGTATAGTTGAATTGATACATGTTATAAGATTCATTGAGAAAAACTCTATTTGGGCCAAGTCTCCACTCTTGTGATATTGAAAAGAGTCATTTTGATATAAAAGGACTAAATTTCTTCGATgctaattttaaatattgaaaaGAGTCTCCACTCTCTTATGGTGTTGGTGGTATTTTGCGCAGGTAATGAGAAAGTGCGCCATGTAAATCAAGCTAACCACCATATGTACCTTTTCCTAGGGTAGGgcattatatatactttttttttttgaggttggCATTATATATacttacaattttattttaaccttTACATTTCAGAATTGGTTCAGGAACAATTATGGTAGGTGCCCATCTTATTACATGGAATGTTGCAGACAGTTGCTAAGCGGTATGATGTTAATTTGGacaagtttttaattttatttatcattgcTATGTGAATTAAGATTCATGTATGTTTCCTTTTGGATTGAATGTGTCACTAGAATTTTTGTCTATATTAGTTATTGTTTTttacaaattcaatatttagTTGCGTGTTTCTCATGCTAAGATAGTTTCTCAGATGTTTAAGACTTTGTTGGGTTTACTATCTGTTAAATTTCTTTTTGGGATTTCTACTGTTTATTGCCTTGATGTCATCTTTAATAATTCTTTTAAGGATGCATCTGAAGTTGCAGAGGACATTAAGGTTTTAACTTGGAAATGGAGTGCTCATAAATTGAAGATCGCCCCGTGTTTATATTACGAATGGACTTGGGACCCAGGTATTTGTTTTGAGCGCTGATGAGCTCTGCTGATTTTTTTTAGCTGCCTTGACAGTCTTGTGGTTTTTTGCTATCAGAAGAGACTGACTTTTGCTGCTACtggtttttctctctttctgtTTGGTGTGTTTTGTGGGAGTGGACTTGGTTTTATTGTTTTGTGTTTCAATTCTTGTTGGTTTCTATCATTTTATCTTGTTTTTTGGTGTTGGTGGgcatttgtttgtttttaggTGTTCTCTACTGCTTGTTTTCCATGTTCTACCTTGTATCTCCAATTTATGGTACTTCTTATACTATGTTGGCTTATAATAAAGTTttgttgattcaaaaaaaaatgcacatgtTGACCATAACCATTGTTTTACAATCTTAAgcaggtttttttttctttttcagttgACTAATCTAATTGGTCAGCTGCTTGATCTGGGAGGCCTACAATATTTAGCAGTTGCAGCCTGAGGTGTGGGTCTGCTGTGTATTTAGTAGATTGGAGGCTTGGTTTGATGTTTAAAGACATTTTGAGG encodes:
- the LOC123922223 gene encoding probable metal-nicotianamine transporter YSL7, translating into MTTFAGDIDEKVATMSNEEQKFEEASIEKRFEGKSVPTWQKQITVRAILVSLLLSVLFTFIVMKLNLTTGIVPSLNVSAGLLGFFFVKTWTRLLAKSGFVTQPFTRQENTVIQTCVVASSSIAFSGGFGSYLFAMSPTIAKQLPDDNNGGMDVKNLSLGWMIAFLFVVSFLGLFSVVPLRKIMIVDFRLTYPTGTATAHLINSFHTRQGVKLAKKQVHALGKFLSFSFLWGVFQWFFTAGDACGFSSFPTFGLEAYQRMFYFDFSATYVGVGMICPHIINVSMLIGGILSWGVMWPFIEDKKGDWYSANLKQSSLHGLQGYKLFIAIAMILGDGLYKFVKVLGRTLYGLYNQFITKDCSVPSDDPNRLLPPTISFDDKRRTEMFLKDQIPSWFAIAGYVTIAIISTVIIPYIFHQLKWYHIVCIYIIAPALAFCNAYGCGLTDMSLASTYGKLAIFTIGAWAGAANGGVLAGLAACGVMMNIVSTASDLMQDFKTGYMTLASPKSMFVSQVIGTTMGCIISPCVFWLFYTAFHTLGESGSAYPAPYALFYRNIAILGVEGISALPKNCLVLCCWFFVGAIIINFVRDLAGNKYAKFIPVPMAMAIPFYIGSNFAIDMCVGSLILFVWQKIDRVKADAFGIAVASGLICGDGIWSLPSSFLALGGVQPPICMKFLSRATNAKVDAFLMES
- the LOC123924225 gene encoding uncharacterized protein LOC123924225, yielding MATTTNIVHFLTLFVIVTSSMFTVTMANKDWPSFGNFNYTDWWSRFGNHNHQINKTEQEPKKIIVGGSQNWHFGYNYSDWAIKSGPFYLNDTLVFKYDAPNATSFPHSVYMFPSWKSFKNCDVKRAKMLANHTQGVGEGFKFVLNKWKPYYFACGEKNGLHCNVGQMKFTIIPMLRPLWPSWP
- the LOC123924224 gene encoding peptidyl-prolyl cis-trans isomerase CYP40-like isoform X1, with the protein product MRRTMCFLDISIGEELEGRILVELYNDVVPKTAENFRALCTGEKGIGPNTGVSLHFKGSCFHRIVKGCMIEAGDISAGDGTGGESIYGLKFEDENFELKHERKGMLSMANTGPNTNGSQFFISTTRTAHLDGKNVVFGKVVKGMGIVRSIEHVTTGDEDRPVLDVKIVDCGEIPEGEDDGITNFFKDGDTYPDWPVDLAESPSELEWWLKSVDSIKSLGNEYYKVLKQDYKMAIRKYRKALRYLDICWEKEGIDEDKSSGLRKTKSQIFTNSSACKLKLGDINGALLDTEFAMREGINNAKALFRQGQAYMVLNDIDAAVESFKKALTLEPNDGGIKKELGAARKKISNRTDLEKKAYSKMFQ
- the LOC123924224 gene encoding peptidyl-prolyl cis-trans isomerase CYP40-like isoform X2, with the protein product MRRTMCFLDISIGEELEGRILVELYNDVVPKTAENFRALCTGEKGIGPNTGVSLHFKGSCFHRIVKGCMIEAGDISAGDGTGGESIYGLKFEDENFELKHERKGMLSMANTGPNTNGSQFFISTTRTAHLDGKNVVFGKVVKGMGIVRSIEHVTTGDEDRPVLDVKIVDCGEIPEGEDDGITNFFKDGDTYPDWPVDLAESPSELEWWLKSVDSIKSLGNEYYKKQDYKMAIRKYRKALRYLDICWEKEGIDEDKSSGLRKTKSQIFTNSSACKLKLGDINGALLDTEFAMREGINNAKALFRQGQAYMVLNDIDAAVESFKKALTLEPNDGGIKKELGAARKKISNRTDLEKKAYSKMFQ
- the LOC123924224 gene encoding peptidyl-prolyl cis-trans isomerase CYP40-like isoform X3; protein product: MRRTMCFLDISIGEELEGRILVELYNDVVPKTAENFRALCTGEKGIGPNTGVSLHFKGSCFHRIVKGCMIEAGDISAGDGTGGESIYGLKFEDENFELKHERKGMLSMANTGPNTNGSQFFISTTRTAHLDGKNVVFGKVVKGMGIVRSIEHVTTGDEDRPVLDVKIVDCGEIPEGEDDGITNFFKDGDTYPDWPVDLAESPSELEWWLKSVDSIKSLGNEYYKVLKQDYKMAIRKYRKALRYLDICWEKEGIDEDKSSGLRKTKSQIFTNSSACKLKLGDINGALLDTEFAMREGINNAKALFRQGQASS